Genomic window (Syngnathus typhle isolate RoL2023-S1 ecotype Sweden linkage group LG19, RoL_Styp_1.0, whole genome shotgun sequence):
TCTCCGGGCAAGGTGAACCTTTTGTTTGTTACATCCACATGTCAAGTAAATGGCTGCttttttgataaataaataagttggGCGTTTTACCATTTTTTCTCGTGTATAACGcgccctcatgtataatacgcaccctaaaaatgacatgttgatgctgggaaaaaagcctgtacccatgtataatccgcaaccaaattttgactcctacttaaatccgtaaacgtaaaattatttcagaaaaaagatcatcttcgggaacaaccggatgttattctgccggtcagtatcactgcgcatgcgctagcaaactcaatagcgaagaaatgtttcggatttgtgtagggtacattgtgacagcaaacgagcaggtgatcgagcaagcgtctgatacgagagcattgtgttcgtatggagcgtgtttcaagtgaacagcagagaagaaagcgcatctgtaatggcggcctccgtatcatatccggataaaaaaaaaaaaaaattgtacccatgtataatgcgcaccccagattttaggacaatacatttgttaaattttgcgcattatacatggaaaaaaacggtaatttctcTTACTGAGATTTGCTCAACTTTGCTCTGCTGCTTTTGTTGCATTTCTTCTGGCTTCCAGAAGGCAAAAGTGGATGTAGTTTCTGCCCAATCAGATTTCAACGTGTACGTGTCGCCATGTCAATCTAATCTGCCGAGCCTTGAGAATCACTAACGCTGGCCGGCCACTGTATCTTCTGCAATGCGACCAGTAAATTAATTGCAAAGCTTTGCTCATCAAAACCAAAAACAGCGGCGGCTTTGCTCCAGAATACACAGTCTTCTTTTCAATGAAAACGTTGGGCTGCATTTATGCAAATGAGTCTCTAAAATGGGGGAGGCCATCAGAGCAAAGTAGCATCTGGAGCAATTGAGTGACTTTCTCCAAAGGTCGGAAAGTGAAGCAAGGCACTAAAAATGCCCCCGAAAACAGACGttggaaataaaaacagatgAAAAAAGTTTATTCTTGCTCATGGCTGAGAAtctgaaaaatgtttttcttaaaaCTCATCAACTGTGTTGTTTCTTGCTATACATCATGTCGAATACATCTTTATTGTTTTCTGTGCTTTGTTCCAGCGCTTTATAGagaatatcaaagtcaaagtcttctttattgtcaatttcttcacgtcaagacataaaaagagatcgaaattgcgtttcctattatcccacggtgacaagacatattacacattcaagtaaagaatacaaaaagtaaaaataagaaggcacatacaatgaataaataagagcaactcGGTGGAAATGGTGCAATTGTGCATATAGCAGATTACATTTATCTTCAATATGCTGCATACAAGTGAAATAAATGAACTAGACGAGCGTACGTGACCTCCTCTGTCCTGCGCTTATTACTTTATTCgtcttaataataaaaaagattgaTTGCCCCTTAGGGTAGATGTACATTGCTAGCAATAAATCATAATTGCCAaagaacctttaaaaaaaaagaagccgacTCAAAGACTCAGACAAGAAATATTTCCAGACACAGGTGATGCTGTTTTAAAGTTTCCAGCAGCGGCTCACATGGTGCACAGGAGCGTTCAGGAACACTTAGCAAGAAAACACCAAATTTGACAACACGTTTGGACATGACAGCGGGTTGAAGGCCTATATACTAAAAGCAACTTGTAACATGCCACAAAGTCTCCAACAAGTCCCAAATTTCAAGAAAATCCACAATTCCTAAATAGACAGAGTAAGTCACAAACTATTTCCAAGTCTTCGACAAATCCAAAACTCGTTCAATCTTCCATCAAGTCCCAAGTCTGAGGTCAGGGAATCTCACTTAATGACCAACGAGTCCAAGTCTCTGATGTACTCCGGTCTTTTCACTTTCTCTGTTTGCCACATCAATCCCGAGAAAGTTTTGACATCCTGGTATTTACAGATGCGCTTGACATTTACGCGATGCGGACTGTTACCATAGCGACCATTCAGCTTGACAAACTAGTTTAACACCACATGAACGTGACACGATATAATCAACACAATTACACTTCTTCACAGGTAGAACGATGTAACTCAAGTCCGCTTCAACACTTCATGTACACACTCAAGCCCCCCCCACCACTGATTGCGAGCGTTTTGGAAGGCAACGGATGGTGCGATCTCGTCAGTTTATCAGGAGAACATTTATTTGCTTCGAAAAACGCTCGCAATTGTTGGGAGAGGCTCTTAAAGCTCGGCTATCATTCAAATGTATACAATCTTATGAATGTGACATTATTTTTAAGGTgtataattatattttttaaattgcaaggtgtttattgttttatttatttatttgaaaaacaaaaagcatatTCATCTGAgactcgtcttttttttttacagagttAAAGGCGTGATTTTCTTAATAAAAGACGTAATAGTTACAgaataatgtatttttaaaatgcgACTTTCTCTTGTTAAACAGCTGTGATTTAATCTCGgaaaaatacaactttattttcaaaatgttgcaaccactcaccccccccccccccaaaaaagaaaaacaggtgaatttgtcaacttttttttttttttcaaaccaaaGCAGTCATTTTAAATTCCTATTTCACGTTGTTTAATTGACGTTTTGATTATGAGAGGGACCTTGGTAAAATGTATTCCTTGTAAGGGGTTCCTGAACCCCAAATGTTTGTGACCCCAATTTTTTTGAGTGGACTAAAGATGTTGGCTTCATCAGGCTCAGTCGGTCGTTTGACAAAAACTTTACATAAGTGCAACAATCTCTCAGTTGTGCATTCTCTGGCCTCATGATTGCCCGAGAGcatgttcctgtctttttttgGAGCTGCAGCAAAAGCGGGGGGCGGCGGGGGAAGGCAACGCCAGGGACACTTCAAGTCTTTGTGGTGAATGTATGTTTGTGTTTAGATGTCGCGCCGGTTTTGCCGATCACGTGCaatcagcactttttttttttctgccatcaGATGACTCGACATCCCCTCTGTCTTGTTTCTTCCCACACACTCACTCAGGGCTTGGGGGGGGAACTGAAGGCTGGAGCTGTAatctggacaaaagtattgcgACGCAGTAAATCAAGCACGAGTCGGAGTGGAGCTTTTAGATCTTCACGGCTCTTCTTTTGGGAGGGAGGATGTTTGGAAAGGAGATAGAGTCTCCTTACcaatgttttcttggatgaatgTGAATTTAGAAGAAAGTAGAAGACACACATTTGCAGGTGTCTCGGCAATGGGGGTTGATGACATTTAATCTTGTGCAAAATATATCAGCATGATCTTCACTTTATAAGATTTAGGATTAAGATTTGGCAGTCAACAGTCGTCCCCGACTTTGAAGGAAGGCGGCTGGTTCCCTTGGAGAAATCGACCTTGGTGCAATCTAAGTGGACAGGCAAGTGGAAAATCTCCTTGAAGATCTCTCTCTCATCTCCTGAAGGCATCGATGATGGCGTTGATGGACTTAATTTCAAACTTCATGATGAACGCACGTCAGTCTCGGTGAAAGGCGCCCACGGCTCACAGTTCAGACGCAGGCGAGGCCGTGCGAGCACCAGAAGATCTCCTTGAAGGTTTCCCTCATCTCCTGGCTCCTGAAGGCGTAGATGATGGGGTCGATGACCGAGTTGCACATGATGAGGATGAGGTACATGTTGAAGTGCGACATGAAGCAGGTGCAGTAGGGGTTGCGCGGGCAGCTGATCATGAGGATGAGGTGCAGGAAGAAGGGCGCCCAGCACACCACAAAGACGCCCAGCAGGATGGTGAGCGTGACGGCGCCCTTCATGTTGGCGCGCTGCCTCAGCGGCGGGCGCCCCGGCAGCGCGGCGATGCGCTTCATGTGCAGGCGCGCCAGCAGGAACATGTGCACGTACAAAGAGGCCATCAGCACCAGCATGGTGAAAAACATGCCGATCAGGCAGACCAGCACGCCCGTGCTCTCGGAGTGGACGATGAAGAGCACGCCCGACGCGATGCAGCAGGTCCAGATGCCGGCGATGACCATGGCAGCCCTCCTCAACGTGACCATGTTGTGGTAGCGTAGCGCGTAGAAGATGGTGATGTAGCGGTCAATGGCGATGGCCAGCAGGCTGCAGATGGACGCCAGCAGCGAGCTGCAGATCATGGAGTCAAAGACGTTGTCCAGGTTCTTGATGAGCCGCACCGGGATGCGCAGCGTGCCGCCGTTGATCAGGGCGATGACCACCGTCTCGGAGGCGTTGGAGACGCTCACCAGCATGTCGGCCACGGCCAGGCTGCAGATGAAGAAGTACATGGGCGAGTGCAGGTTCTTGTTCTTGACGATGGCCACCACCACCAGGACGTTCTCCAACAGGCTGATGATGCCAAGGGTCAGGAAGACCTCGGTGGAGATCAGCAGCTGCTCGTAGCATCCCTCCGAGGACTCTCGCTCGGGAGTCCGCCGGTCCTCGCTGCGGTTGCCGTAGCCCGCCGTCGAACCTCCCCGTCCCGTGGCGTTCATGATTTGTCCTCCTTCGTCTTCTACACTCCTAAAAACTCTCTTGCGTGCCCATTGTCAGGGGCCGCCTGGAGTTCTAGAGCGAGCGATTCTGCTCTTAGTTTGTTCCTCACTCagagcaggcgggaggaggacaaaccagagtgagggagggagatCCTGCTGCTCGCCGCTATTATACGTCctcaacacgcacgcacacgcacggagACTGTGAGCCCGTGCTCGTCTTTCTCATTGGCTGATGGTGGAGGTGAGGCAGGAcccaaaagaagaagaatattCATGAATGGAACCAAGCGCTTATCAAGGATGTTAAGACTCCAAAGTGCTGATGAAGCCGTCCACAGTGGTTGTCAATCATCAAACCGCTTTGTAAGGACCCAACAAAGACTTTTTGCTTCTTGAGAATGCAATCAAGGCCCCGCGGGGGATGAGCTTTTCCTCCATCGGCGGTTCTGCCTCCAAGGACGAAATTCTCATCATCCTTCTTCATGAGAGCCACGAGCAGAAGAGTGAAACAAAAGCCGCTGGCAGAGCGAAACGACCTCACATTCACTTGGAGTTatataacaaacaaaacaactcaaatgaaatggttgaggaaaaaaaaaatagaattgaaAAATCAAAGCAAGACTCTTTCATGTCAActtcattttcaaaatgttccGATGACGGCATTAAGTAGTCCAACAACAAAATCTCGCAGAAGGAACAGCAATTCTATTCCAAGAGTGTGGGTacatagaaaaacaacaacaaatcggCCCTCCGACCCCGATTGGCCGTGCACTGTCCTTGTGGTGGCGGCCTCCTGGGGGTTGGTGGACGCTTGCGGCCAATTAGAACGCACGTAAATAATTCTTCCGTTCACACCCAAGTCAGGCCTTTCAATTACTATTGGGAGATTGCATGGCTAGCATCGGGGACGGGAAGCACAGAGGGTAATTTGTTCACTTGTCTCAttctaatttaataataataaaaaaaaacagcccctGTAACCTCAGCTGCATAAAATCGAGTATGCACAACATATCTATCAAGTGTAGAGCCACAAAAGATGTagagtaatccctcgtttatcgcggataattggttccaaaaaccacccgcgataagtgagaTGGGCGAAGTACGGTcatcaacaagaagtactgggcaagCTAACGAGTtggcggaaagatgctaatttgcgatcgtgctaacacgcgaaaacggacttctaaaggaatgtaaacaaacatttggagcaatactacattgtcctaaaggttagacacgtgtttcctcaatttagaagttttattttgacttttaaatgttttgttaatttggaaaaaaaatccgcgatgtagtgataaacaaaacgcaaagtagcgagggatcactgtagtcTCATAAAGCCATGCCAAGTCcgccattttgctttgaagcagccattttgaagGGGGTCTTGCAGGAGTCCTTCAAAAATAAACATTGTCCTCCAGATTTTATTCCATTGCTACCGAGTTCAAACCTCGTTTACTACACAGATGGATGAAACTAaatagcaacaacaacaaaaaaatatatttttattcacaTGGAGCACGGGAGTGGAGTTTAACGACTTGGTGTAAAAGAATAACGCCTGACAAGCGCTTGTTCCAAAGGCTCGTATATTGTTACTTAGCTGATTGCTTTCTGGTGGCCGCCCAGTTTGTCATGAATTCATCACATTTATTGCGTTTTAAGGATAAACAAAAGCAATCGGCCGGCGTTCACGAATCGGGATGGCTGATCCGGATCTTATTCAAAATGCAAATTTCCAAGCAGCGTCACTCTCGaaataacatttgtttgaaagaTGTTGTTCGAGGCCAGGTTGTGCTAAATGTTCTGTCGCTCACTAACGAGCGCGGGGGAGCTTTAAGTAGCCGTTCATGCTGACGAATTTTGTTACCTGGCAGGAAATAAATTGGTGTAAACTCCTTAAATCATCCCACAAATAAGTGCAAACAGGCAAATATGAGCCAGCGCACATGCGAGACGCGGCTTGATTATCCTTCACTCGCTGCGTTGGCGGCGGTTGCCGGGTGACGAAAAAATCAAGACGACAATAACACCGAGATACCACAGTTGCATTAAAAATTCGAATCATTAGTTGCCATTTGAATTGAAACACAAAAAATCCACCCTACCATCCAATGAAGGTTTTCAGAAGCCCCATGATTGTTTTCTGTTCTTTCATCCAAGATGTTCACTTAAGGAACTCTTCACACTACTCAACCTGGTAAACACAACATTGTCACGATGCACTTGCAGGCGGCGGGCACAGTGT
Coding sequences:
- the mc4r gene encoding melanocortin receptor 4, with the translated sequence MNATGRGGSTAGYGNRSEDRRTPERESSEGCYEQLLISTEVFLTLGIISLLENVLVVVAIVKNKNLHSPMYFFICSLAVADMLVSVSNASETVVIALINGGTLRIPVRLIKNLDNVFDSMICSSLLASICSLLAIAIDRYITIFYALRYHNMVTLRRAAMVIAGIWTCCIASGVLFIVHSESTGVLVCLIGMFFTMLVLMASLYVHMFLLARLHMKRIAALPGRPPLRQRANMKGAVTLTILLGVFVVCWAPFFLHLILMISCPRNPYCTCFMSHFNMYLILIMCNSVIDPIIYAFRSQEMRETFKEIFWCSHGLACV